CTTGCAGAGTGATGTCCTGAAAATTTTTGCCTACGTGGCGGCCGCTCTGATTCTAGGCGCCATCCTCGCGCCTTGGCTCTATCAGGTGGGTAAGGGGCTGGCGGAAGTCTTTGACGACAAGAAGGGAAATGGCCCCGTGAATTTCATCGCGAAAGCGGCCGGACGTGCCGATTTCCCGAAGTTCTTCGACCGCTCCCTGATGCTTTCCGCCTTCGTTTTGCTCTTTCCCTTGTGTAGCTGGTTGCGCCTCGGCAAGACTCCGGGCTGCTTCCGGGACACGCCATGGTCCCTCAGCCTGCCGGACAATGTGACCGTGCGCGATTGTGGTCAGCCACTCCGCAAAAATCCCGATGGCTGGTGGCAGTTCGGCACCGGCTTCTTCGTTGCCGCAGGCCTCCTGTTGCTTTCCGGCTGGCTGATGCTCCAAGCGGGCTGCTTCATCTGGAAGGACGCGCTCTACTCCAGCCGCGGCGTGCCAAACAAATTTCCGATGGCGATCGATTGGATCGCCGGCATGAAGAAGGTCCTTCCCGGGGCTCTTACGGTGACCTTGATAGAGGAGGTGCTCTTTCGTGGCATCCTTCTCGGGATTTTCCTGCGGGCGATGAGGCCGGCCCCTGCCATCGCCATGCTCTCCTTCCTCTTCGCCTTCGTCCATTTCCTTGAGCCTCCCCACGGAGCCGTGGTGCCAGACCCGGAAGCTGCGAATGCCGGCTTCGTCCTGCTAGGACAGATTTTCGGGCGCTTCGCCGATCCCATGTCCATGGTCTCGCGATTTTCGATCCTCGCGATGGTGGGCGTGGTTCTCGCCTACGCCCGCTACCGCACATCTTCCCTGTGGTTGCCCATCGGCCTCCACCTCGGTTGGGCCTTCGGCATGGGCATGTTCAAGGTGGCGACCTGGCCGGTGATGGGGCTTCCCGAAGCCGCCCGCTGGTTGATCGGGATGAGCCTTTTGGAAGGCCTCCTGCCGCTCTCGGTGATCGGCGTGACGGGAATGCTGGTGCATGCCATGACCCGCACCCGTGAGCCCATCGCGGACTACCGCAGCTAAAGCCAAAGGGACTCACGGCAATGGATCGCGTGGACCGGCGGCGCGGGTGGCTATCGAGGATCTTGGACCTGCTCTATCCGGGCGTCTGTCACCGCTGCGGCGAAGGGATTCCCGGAGACCGCTCGCTCTGCGAACCCTGCGATCTCACGCTGCCGTCGCTTCGGACTCCCTTCTGCCGGAAATGTGGTGAGGAATTCGAGGGGCGGATCGAGGGCGATTTCGAGTGCCCGAATTGCCGCGATCTCCGATTTTCCTTCGACTTCGCCCGGCCCGCCCTGCCAAACCATCCGGCGCTGCTGGGCATGATCCATGAGCTGAAATACCTCCGGCGGATCCATTTCGGCGTGGAACTCGGCCGCCTGACGGCTCGGGCCTTCGCCGAGGATCCCCGGCTGGCGGAAGCCCTTGAAGGAAAGTGGCCCCTGATCCCGGTGCCGCTCCATCGTCGGCGCCTCGTCTGGCGTCATTTCAACCAAGCGGAAGAAATCGCCCGTTCCTTGGGACGCCACACCGGGTTGCCTGTCTGCCGCGCTCTTTCCCGCCTGCGCGGCACGGAGAGCCAGACCCGCTTGAGCCGTGCCCAGCGCCTGAAAAACCTGAAAGGTGCCTTCGCTCTCTCCGTCTCCGGGCGAAAATTCACCGCCGGAAATCCCCCCGGAGCCATCCTAGTAGACGACGTTTTCACCACCGGCGCGACCACCAACGAATGTGCCCGCGTACTCCGTCGCGCCGGAGTCCAAAAGGTGGTTGTCGTGACCGCCATGCGTGGTTAGCTTCGCCGCCCACCGCCAGATTTTCTCCGAACACATGGGCATTTTCAACAAGCCACCCCTCCGCGGCGGCCGCAGCCGTGACGATATGCCGGAGGGCCTTTGGGCCAAATGTCCCGATTGCGGGGCCATGCTCCACAAGCTGGAACTCAAGCAGCACCTCCAAACCTGTCACCACTGCGGGCATCATTTCCTGATGGATTCGCGCGAGCGGATCGAGTTGCTGGCCGATCCGGGCAGCTACACGGAGACCGAGCAGGGGCTCGTCTCCGCCAACCCGCTGGGCTTTTCCAACTACGCCGAGAAAATTTCCGCCATGCGGGAAAAGACCGGGCTCGATGATGCCGTGGTCACCGGTCGCCTGACCATTGGAGGCAAGCCCGCGATGATCGCGGTCATGGATTTCAAGTTCTTCGCCGGCTCCATGGGCTCCGTGGTCGGAGAGAAAATCACCCGCGCCGTCGAACTCGCGATCGCCGAGAAGCGCGGCATGATCATCATCTCTGCCTCGTCCGGTGCACGCATGCAGGAAGGCATGCTGTCCCTGATGCAGATGGCGAAGACCTGCGGTGCACTTGCCCGGCTCTCTGAGGCAAACCTGCCCTACATTTCGGTCATGACCCACCCGACCACCGGCGGCGTCACGGCTTCCTTTGCGACCGTCGGTGATATCAATCTCGCCGAGCCAAAGTGCATGATCGGTTTCGCCGGTCCGCGTGTGGTGAAGGAGACCACCCACCAGAATCTCCCGCCGGGTTTCCAGACTGCGGAGTTCATGCTCGATCACGGCCTCATCGACGCCATCGTCCCGCGCATGAAGCTGAAGGAGAAGCTGGCCCAGCTGCTGGCTTACATGATGCCGGAGTGAAGGTCGGGAAACTTCCCGTAGCAAGCCATGGACCGGAGAAGCACATTGATCGCCCAGATCATGGCTCTTGAGCCCGTGGAGAGGCGGGCCGTGGTGGAGGAAATCTATCTCCGCGTCTTTGATACGTCGGTATCGGAAAGCCTTCGTGTCTCGGGAGAGCGGATTTCCTCCGTTGAGCGGGGGATTTCCCGAATGTTGCCTTTCGACGAAGCAATGCGTGTCTTTGAAACTTGATGCGCCTTTTGATCCACGAACTCGCTGTTGAGGATTTTCGGATGGCCATCGAGGAAATCGGCCACTTCTCCCCACAGGCCGCAGACGCATTCTCAACGGCTTTCACCCTCGCTGCCCGGGATGCCGCGAAGCATCCTTACCGTGATCGTCTTTTCGGACGCTTTCGTGAAAGGTCCTTGAGCAAATTCAATCGCCGCTTCCTTTACCTCGTGAACGAGGGGAGGGATGAGGTTTGGATCATGCATCTTCCCGGTTCCGACTCAGC
This portion of the Luteolibacter luteus genome encodes:
- a CDS encoding CPBP family intramembrane glutamic endopeptidase yields the protein MAAALILGAILAPWLYQVGKGLAEVFDDKKGNGPVNFIAKAAGRADFPKFFDRSLMLSAFVLLFPLCSWLRLGKTPGCFRDTPWSLSLPDNVTVRDCGQPLRKNPDGWWQFGTGFFVAAGLLLLSGWLMLQAGCFIWKDALYSSRGVPNKFPMAIDWIAGMKKVLPGALTVTLIEEVLFRGILLGIFLRAMRPAPAIAMLSFLFAFVHFLEPPHGAVVPDPEAANAGFVLLGQIFGRFADPMSMVSRFSILAMVGVVLAYARYRTSSLWLPIGLHLGWAFGMGMFKVATWPVMGLPEAARWLIGMSLLEGLLPLSVIGVTGMLVHAMTRTREPIADYRS
- a CDS encoding ComF family protein; this encodes MDLLYPGVCHRCGEGIPGDRSLCEPCDLTLPSLRTPFCRKCGEEFEGRIEGDFECPNCRDLRFSFDFARPALPNHPALLGMIHELKYLRRIHFGVELGRLTARAFAEDPRLAEALEGKWPLIPVPLHRRRLVWRHFNQAEEIARSLGRHTGLPVCRALSRLRGTESQTRLSRAQRLKNLKGAFALSVSGRKFTAGNPPGAILVDDVFTTGATTNECARVLRRAGVQKVVVVTAMRG
- the accD gene encoding acetyl-CoA carboxylase, carboxyltransferase subunit beta, which translates into the protein MGIFNKPPLRGGRSRDDMPEGLWAKCPDCGAMLHKLELKQHLQTCHHCGHHFLMDSRERIELLADPGSYTETEQGLVSANPLGFSNYAEKISAMREKTGLDDAVVTGRLTIGGKPAMIAVMDFKFFAGSMGSVVGEKITRAVELAIAEKRGMIIISASSGARMQEGMLSLMQMAKTCGALARLSEANLPYISVMTHPTTGGVTASFATVGDINLAEPKCMIGFAGPRVVKETTHQNLPPGFQTAEFMLDHGLIDAIVPRMKLKEKLAQLLAYMMPE